The Treponema sp. Marseille-Q3903 genomic interval ACATGGCGCATCTCTACTGATTTGAAGCGCACCGGTGACGAATATTTTTCGCTTCTCCGCCCTCTGATGCGTGATGTTGAAATCGACTTTTCAGCGATTGAAGATGTTGTTTTAAGCACCGTAGTCCCCGCTCTGATAGGTCCTTTTGTAATCGTTGCACAACATTTTTCAGGGAAAAAACCTATTATAATCGGACCAGACGTTTACGCAAAGCTTTCCGTTCATGTTCCGGAAACAGCCGTCCATGAAATTGGAGCAGATTTGTACTGCGACGCTTTTGAAGCGTGGAATCGATATAAAAGTCCATGCATCATCACAGATTTTGGAACAGCACTTTCTTTTACGGCAGTTGATGATAAAGGAAATATTGCCGGTGTCGCAATTGCTCCTGGTATAAGGACAGCGTTCAACTCACTTTTTTCTAACACGGCTCAGATTCCTGCAATTCCTTTAGATATTCCGCCGACAAGCCTTGGGAAAAACACTGTGATTTCCGTTCAAAGTGGAATTGTGCTCGGATACAAAGGTCTTGTAGAAGGTCTTTTAAAACAGATGAAAACAGATCTCGAAAAAGAAACAGGATGCAAACAGTCAGATATCAAAGTGATTGCAACGGGAGGTCTAAACAGCATGCTCGCCCCAATCACAGACGTCTTCGACTACATAGACAAAGATTTAACTTTACGCGGAATGCTTAGAATTGCAAAATCAATTTAAACTATAATCAAAGTTATTTTGCAATCAAGTCTGAAAAAAGCACACCGGCTCCTGACTCGACGTCTTTTGCCAAGACAGCTCCGATGATTGTATCGTAGAATTCAGGCGAAATACCGGGCGTCAAAACTTTTTCTGTTCTTAAAATTGCAACATCTTTTTCAGTTATTTTTTCGCCTTTTTTCATATCGTGCATAAAATGAAGACTCCTGTTTGTACGACCGTAATTTGCAGCCTCAGCAGGAGCAAGTTTTTTTATCCCGGAACCTAACGCCGCCATCACCTTTTGAAGCCCGAACTGCTCAGCCAACTGCCTGATTGCACGCTTAAAACCGTCATCATGTCCATAGTGACGGACAACGGCTTGTGTCTGACCGACTGCGTGAACCATAAGCGCAAACTGCTCCGGTTCAAGGGCAACAGGGTCATCTAAACCAGACGTTTTTCTGCTCAAAGTGATGTGCTTTTCGATCAACGTCCCTCCGCACAAAACGCATAGAGTCGGGACAAGAATAGGGTCGAGGCTGTGGTCGCTGACTCCGCATTCAACTCCAAATATATTTTTGAGATTCGTTATCAATTTCAGATTGTATTCTTCTTCAGGAGCGGGATAACTTGTAATGCAGTGCAAAAGAGAGACATTGTCAGTTCCTGTAATCTCGAGCGCTTTTTCGATGTCTGAGAGTTTAGAAACTCCGCTCGAAATTATCACAGGGATTTTTGTACCGCGCAGAACTTCAAGCATCTTGTAGTGGTTTAATTCAGGTGAAGCGATTTTCACATAGTCGGGGTTTATTGCAAGAAGATTTTCCATGCTTCTGACTCCGAACGGCGAACAGCAGAACTTGCATCCTTTTGAGTGAACGTAGTCGAGCATCTGTTTATAAAAGGCACAATCGCATTCAAGCTGGCGGAATCTGTCGTAAAGAAGGATGTTTCCTGTCGGAAGATTTACAAAACCTGTTTTCGGATGAAGGATTTCATCTGCATACACCCACTGAAATTTGATAGTATTAGCCCCGGAATCTGCAGCGGCATCTACAAGCCGACACGCTTTTTCGATTGAACCTTCATGCGAAGTCCCGATTTCTGCAATTATATTCATATTTTTTTCCACTCTGAAAATAAAATTTTCCGATTTATGAGCTATTCTTTTTCAAGAAGTTTTTCAGATATATTTTTTGCTTTCAGACGGTTGCTGTAAACCGACAGACAGCTTTCGGAAAGCCAGCCATCATTAAAATAAAACCATTTTTCACCGCTTGAATCTATAGATTTTCCATTTATCTTAAGTATATCGCCTTTCCGACAGTGACCGGTTACTTCAGCCTGCCAGTGTGCAGTCGCTTTAAAAGCTGAATAAGGCTCCGTCACTACAGCCCATTCGATATCGGGAGCGAGGGCAAGCGGTTCGGAATTGTCAAAAACGATTGTTTCAGAATCTTTTTTAGAACAGGAAACTGCCAAAAGAAAAATAACAAAAAACAACAATACAAAAAAAATATTTCTTTTCATTTTGAAACCCACTCTTTTACACATTTATAAACCGATAAGTCAGAATCGACAAAATCAAGCGATGGGATTTCATCAATGTCTGCCCAACGGTAATCTGTATGTTCTGTCAAAGTAAATCTTTTTTTATCTCCCTGATGAGGAAAAGTAACTTCAAAAACATCTAATGTGCATCGCTTTCCATGGTGTTCGAATGTGCTTTGAGTTATATGACTGCCGACGATGATATCTACACCGAATTCTTCTTTCATCTCACGGAAAATTGCAGTTGAAAAATCTTCATCATCTTCTATTTTGCCGCCTGGAAACTCCCAGCGACCACCCATGTCACCGCCAGCTTGTCGTTTTGCGATAAAGACCTTTCCGTCTCTATAATCTATACATGCTACTGAACGACTCATATCACCTCTAAAATTACAAACCTAACGTTTAACCTTTGCCGAAACTTCCTTTTCTTTGCCGTCCGAAAAAAGGCTGACATCGACTCTAATTATATCATAATCGGTAAATTTTTCTCTGATATATTTTTCACCTTCATCGTAAATCAAAGACGATTCCCTTTTATCGCTGATTTGCCCGCTGTTATCTACCATATTTATGACGGCATCGACTTTGACAGGAGAAGTGTCCTTAACTTTTGGGTTTCGGGTAAATTTCAACGTGACGTAAATCTTTTCATCATAAGAAAACGCCGAAAGTTCATAATTTATCCCGTTCAGCGTGGCATATGCGCGAGTTTTATTCAGACCGGAATATCCCCAGACAGCCCCGACAAAGATTATCAGCGCAAATGTGATATATCTGTTTTGCTTTGTGAAAAATACTTTTAAGCCTCGCACCGGTTTGTTTTTCCCTTCATAAAAATCTTTTACAATTTGAGGTGCGTTTTCGAGCCGCTCCTGACGGTTGTAATAATATTTTAAAGGTTTTTTATCATCGGGAACAAACTCTTCAACATCATCAAACATAGTCACGCCTGTTTACTTTGCTCTTCGCACATCAATAAGTTTATCGGTTCTGTACCACACTACGCGGGCACTGTCTTTTTCAATATAAAGAGCGGTTATAATTCCGTCTTTTGAAAGAGACATTTTATCGTAAATTATATTTGAGTTATCTGTCTTAAACTGACGGCGTAAAATTCGCTGAGTCTCGCTTTGAATCATTTCAATATTAAAACCTTGTTCGGTTTTTAAGATAAAGAATTTCCAGCCGTCTTTTGTAACGCCAAGGAAATCGTAAGGAATTTTATACGTAAGTTTGCTGTAATCAGATACGACAGATTCTTCATACGGAGGGACAGAAACAGGTTCTTCATATATTCCGGTTTCTACGTTTATAGGATAAAGATAAGTTTGAACGTAATTTATGCCGGACTTCACTTTTGAATCTTGATCGATGTAAGTCGAGTAATAATCGACCATGACGTATAATTTATAATTTTCCGGGTCAGGAATTACATTTTGAACAGTCAAATGGATGTCTCCTTCTTCCGAATCTCTAATCGATGGAACATCTTTTGTAACGACAGGAATCATATATTTTAAAAATCCATCAGTCGCAAACCAATAAACTATCGCACCGTCTGTAGAAGTGCATACAACAACGAGTTCATCTTTTGATGTTGTATAGATGTTTTTTATGTACGGAAAAGGAGTTCCTCCCGGTCCCTGCTGACCAAGATATTCGGGAGAAGAACCGTTGCGGACAATTTTCAAGATTGTTTGAATGTAAAGCATTTTGCCGTCTTCACTCTGCTCCTGACGGTCACGCGGGATTGTACATACAGTGTAAATATTTTTATTTGAATCTATGGCGAGCATTCCCGGATAATCAAAAGGATATGAAATTTCGTAATGGATGCTCTTTGCGTCTTTTTTAGAGTTTTTGAGCAGATTGGCTGTTTCGGAATCTTCATTATAAAAAAGAGTCAATATATCGCCGTAAGAATTCAATTCCATCAGCTTTTTAGCCTCCCCACTGATTATGTAAAAAAAACCATCTTGCATGGCAATTCCAAAGCGGACATCTCCGATATTGTTCAAATCGGTGACGCTGAGCTGCTCTTCAAATTTACCGTAGGGAATTTTAAATAATTCATCTTCATTGATTGACTGAACTGCCTCAGTCTTAAAAAAACATGATGAAAATAAAAAAGGAATAATAAAAATGAATATATACTTGTGATTTTTTTGCATGCGCTTATTATATAATTAATTATATTAAAAATAAAGAGTTCAGAAAATTATAACCGGCTTTATCAGTGGGGTCAAAGTGTAACTGAAAATCTCCTGTTTTTTTGTATAAATCTTCATAATATATAATCCGGTTTACTTTTTTACATTCAGCCATTCCACTCAAAATGTTTTCATACAGTTCTTCCAGATTCCAGCAAAGATGACCGTCACGTTCCTGAAAAATTGCCGGAAGAGAAATTTTTCGGAAAAGACTTAAAAAAATCTATAGTGATCAGAAAGCATCCAAATTTTACGCCTGTATTTATGCATTCCCACTTGCCATTTTAATCATTTTTTTACTTGTCGGAATAATGATTATTATAGTAAATTTTTTATATATTCATTATAATTTTGTCATTATATTTATTTAAGGAACAACTATGTTTATTGATAAAGTTCTTACCGCAATTTTCGGTACACAAAATGATCGTGACTTGAAAGCCCTTTTACCGATTCTTGCTGCTGTAAACGCAAAAGAAGAATGGGCAAAATCTCTTAAACCGGAAGAATTCCCGGCACAAACTAAGAAATTTAGAGAGCGCCTTGAAAATGGAGAGACTCTTGATGATATTTTGCCGGAAGCATTCGCACTTGTTCGAGAAGCTTCATGGCGTGTGATAGGCGAACGTCCGTTCGATGTCCAGATTATGGGTGGGATAAATCTTCATCAGGGACGAATTACGGAAATGAAAACTGGTGAAGGTAAAACTCTCGTCGCAGTAGCTCCTGCTTATTTGAATGCGCTTACAGGAAAAGGTGTCCACATAGTTACTGTCAACGATTACCTTGCAAAGCGCGACGCCGATTCCCGTCGACCGATTTTTTCATATCTTGGGTTAACTGTAGGTTCTATCCTTTCAGATATGGATAACGAGGCTCGCAAAATAAGCTATGAATGCGATGTCACTTACGGTACAAACAACGAATTCGGCTTTGACTACCTCCGCGACAACATGAAAGTCGACCTTAAAGATAAAGTTCAAAGAGGGTTCAATTACTGTATTGTAGACGAAATCGACTCTATCTTAATCGATGAAGCGCGAACGCCTCTTATCATTTCGGGAGCCGGAGAAGACGATACATACAAATATCACGAAGTTGATAAATATGTCGGCGAACTTACAGAAGTTCCAAAAGATCCGAAAACCGGTGAATATCCTGACGAAACATTCCTCACTCCTGAAGAACGCGCAGCAATTCCCGGCGACTATACGCTCGATGAAAAGTCAAAACGCATTTCTTTTACAGACAAAGGTATGCTCCACATCAATGAGATACTTCACAAGCACAATTTGATAACAGGCGCACTTGAAGATGAAGAAAACTTTGAATTTACACACTACTTTACTCAGGCTTTGCGGGCGCATCTTCTTTTTCACAACGACGTAGATTACCTTGTGCGTGACGGCAAAGTTGAAATTATCGATGAATTTACAGGTCGTGTTCTTGAAGGGCGGCGTTATTCTGACGGTCTTCATCAGGCTATTGAGGCAAAAGAGCACATCAAGATTGCGCAGCGCAACAGGACGATGGCGACTATCACGTTCCAGAACTTTTTCCGCATGTATGAAAAACTTTCAGGTATGACAGGTACTGCCGCTACAGAAGCAGTTGAGTTCAATAAGATTTATGAACTCGAAGTTGTCGCAATTCCGACAAACGTTCCAGTTGCCCGCATTGACGAAAATGATGAAGTTTATCTGAACGAAGAAGATAAGTGGGAAGCGATTTCCAACGAAATTAAAGCAGCTCATGAAAAAGGTCAACCTGTCTTGGTCGGCACAGTTTCTGTTGAAAAATCTGAACACCTTTCAAATCTTTTGACACGAAAGGGAATCAGGCACGAAGTTTTGAACGCAAAAAATCACGCGCGAGAAGCTATGATTATCGCTGAAGCAGGTGCAAAAGGCGCTGTAACAATTGCGACTAACATGGCTGGTCGTGGTACAGATATTAAACTCGGAGGCAACCCTGAATTCCGCGCAGGAAAACGAGCAGGAACAGGAGCTACGGAAGAACAATACAGAGCAGCTCTTGCAATTGAAAAAGAAAACTGGAAAAAAGATTATGAAGAAGTCAGAAATCTCGGAGGTCTTTATGTAATCGGTACTGAGCGCCATGAATCTCGTCGTATAGATAACCAGCTGCGTGGACGTTCTGGTAGGCAAGGTGACCCTGGACGCTCTAAATTCTATATCTCAATGGATGATGATTTGATGCGGTTGTTCGGTGGGGAACGAATGAAGAACATAATGAGCCGAATCGGAATGAAACCCGGCGAACCGATTGACCACCCATGGTTGAACAAAGGTATTGAAAAAGCCCAACAGAAAGTAGAAGACCGCAACTTTGAAATTCGTAAGCACTTGCTTGACTACGATGATGTTTTGAATGAGCAGAGAACTGTGATTTACAACCAGAGAGATTCAATCCTTGCTGATGAAAATCTTTCAGCACGAGTGATGAGCAATGCCAAAGAAGACATTGAAGCGATTTTTGAAGATTTTGAGTACGAGCAAAAACACAATAAAAATTCAAATGCGCCACTTGTTGCATTGAATGAAAAAATAAGAGATACCTTTGGACTTCAACTCCCAGCGGAAAGTCTAAACAAAGAAGCACTAATTGCTGCCCTTCAAAACGATTTGACAGAAAAAGAAATGCTCGCCGGTAAAGAGAATTTAAATATGTTTATCCGTTACCAGTATGTTCAGATCATTGACAGAAAGTGGCTTGACCAGCTTGAAACGTTGGAAGGATTGCGAGAAGCAGTTGCTCTGCGTTCATACGGTTCTAAAAATCCTCTTACAGAATACAAAATAGATGGCTTTAATATCTTTGATGAAATGCTCGACACAATTAGAGACACTGTCATGTCACGTGTGTTTAAAGTCCGCATACAACTGTCACCGGAAGCAGCAGAACAACGGCGAAGAATGGCAGAAGCTCAAAATCAGGGGATAAATGCCCGGCACAATGAGGCGCAGTCAATCAGCGAACAAGTTGCACAGAATGCTGCACAGCGCAGCGTACAGTCTTCATTCAACGGAGCTATGGCACACAGGCAGGCAGTGAACAGCGCTATGAACCAGCGTTCGCAAGGTGATAATATCACAGTCAGACGGACAATGCCAAAAGTCGGACGTAACGACCCTTGCCCATGCGGAAGCGGCAAAAAGTACAAAAATTGTCACGGAAGATAATTTTTTGCATATTATCAAAAGATAATAGATAAATAAAAAATCCCAAGGTGTTGACCTCGGGATTTTTTTGTCTCAAGGTGAAAGAATTCCGCTTTTCCTACTCTACACTTTCCCGAATCTGTTAAGCGGCCAGAATCTGAATATCGGTTTACCGATTATATATTTTTTGTTGATAAACTGCGGTTCCATCATAGAGTAATAAGAAACAGACTGTGGATCATCTTTTGTCAGGGCTTCTTCTATCTTTTCGTACCTGTGACGCAAATCTAGTGAATTGAATCTGTTGTCGCCTATCATAAAGTAACAGTTGTCGGGAATATACTGAGGATTTCCATCGTTGTCATTTGCAGGGAAGACCGGCATATTCCTTTCGTCCAGCAGCTGTTGAATATACCAGTTTAAAATGTCAGCTTTTTCATATAATTGATAAAGCTCGCTGTCAGACTGCCACGATACCGATGCTGAACTGTTCAAAAATAATTCCGAATATCTCACGACGAGCTTGCCGAATGTGATTTTTGTCATGACATTTAATCTATAGTTTGCTTCTGAATAATAATCGCGCGCATTGTCTTTTGAATAAATCCACGAAGTCATAAAACTCGAAAACCACTCAACTCCGCCTTTTTTGCTCAACAAGTCTGTTGAAATCTGCTGAACATTTTTAAAAAGATTGTATTCAAACAAAGAAGGCTGCTCAAAACCGTCGATTAAGTTGCCGGTAAAAGCAAGTTTTTTAAATTTGCGTACAATTTCTTTAGCCTGAAACGCAGCCAAATTCAAATCGTAATTTCGGCGCTCTTCTTCAAAATCAAGCATTTTTTGATAGTTTTCCGAAGCTGATTTTACAACTTCTTTTGTATTTGCACGGACTGTCTGTTTCCTATCTCGCCAAATTGGACTTACACTGGAAAAAGGATAATACTGAATTTTTTCTCTTATAGACGCATCTACCGAACTCAAATCCCAAGTCGCAAATTTATTGTCATAATCTACAGGTTTCCACTCATCGCTTTCTATTGTGCGCCTGTAAAGTTTGCCGTCCTGCATTACAAGCTGCTCTCCCGGCTCTCCTGCGATTCGCTTTACAAGAGGATCTGCTTTTAATTCACCGTCGGCATCTTTGTTGAGATTTACTGTCATCAGCGTAAGCATATTTACAAGCTGTGATGTAACTGTCTTCACTTCTTCTTTTCTGTCATGGCTGTAATGAGGATTTCTAATGACAATTGTGTCTCCGCGTTTGTATTTTCTAAAATCAGGCAAACCTACATCTGTCAGAGGAAACTTTGGACCGCAGTCAATTTTTGAAACAAAAACATGATCCTTAATCAAAAAAGTAGGCACCATCGACTCTGACGGGATGCTGTACAGCTGAACAAGAAAAATCTGGAATATGAGAACTGTAAAAACAGCCCAAACTGCGGCATCGACCCAGTCGGCTATCTCAAAAATAATCTTTTCTATCCCGTGAAGTTTCTTTTTTTTAGGCGGAATTGCCCAACCTTTTATAACTTCTTTGTTTTTATCTGCATAAAGACATTTAGGCGAAAAATACGAAAGAACCCAGATGATAAACCATAAAACTACTGTTACAACATCATACCAAAAAGCAGTTCCGGTTTTTCCTGCACGCCTCAAAATAAAGGTGATTAAATGCACGTATGGCAAATATTCTGTAAATTTTATTGCAGCGTAGATATGAGAACCGTCAGTTTTTAAAATTATCAGATAAAAAACAAGATAGACTGTTGCAGCGGTAAAACATCCTGATATAGGAAAAGCAAGAAGAGAAATATCTGCGTGAAAGCTTAGCTCTAAAATAGAAAGCAAAGCTGCCATAGAAAGATTGATAATTGATATGATTTTAAACCGATTGAATTCTTTTGTTGATGTCATAGAATAGATTATAATGATTTTTCATCTTATAAGCAAACTCAAAAAAATCTTCTTTTTTGCCGCGAAGTTCCCATGCGGCGTTGTAAACTTTTTTGATATCCGATGGTTTTGTCAGAGTCTCACCTTTTAATGTCTGAAACGGGGCGTCTGTTTCCATAAAAAGATTTCCCAGCGGCAACTCTTTTACGCATAAAATCACTTTTTTATTGTTGTTCAACATCTGTTTCCCAAAACTAAAACCGCATTTGATTCCGCGCTTTACAAGGCTGAACGCTTCTACATCGCTTCCCATAAAAGAATGGAACAGCACAAACGGCAATTTTTTTAGCTCTGAAGCATATTCAAACAATTTTTCATTCGCTTTACGACAGTGAACGACAAGAGGAATTTTGTATTGTTTTGCAAGGGCTAACTGAATGTTCCACATTTTCTCTTGAAGAGCGGCAGCATTTTTGTATTCAGATGTAAAATAGTCAAAACCTGCTTCACCGATTGCGTCGAGCTTATTGTTTTCCAACAGCGATTCCAAGAAATCTGCATTTTGGGCAATCTGTATTTCGTCAAATTCAACACTGCTCTGAGGATGAAGCCCGAAAGCCTGAAAAACCTTTTGAGATGTCTGAGACTGAATATTCCATTCTGAAATGGAATGAGCACAGGAAAGACCTGCCCATTTAAAATCAGGCATCATCAAATCATTATCTTTACAGACAGCATAATGAAAATGTGCGTCAAAATATAAAATATTTTCATTTTTTTCTAACATAATTTTAATTATAACCGAAAATAAAAGTAATGTGGCTATCCTGGCATTGATGATAACACAAAACATTTTTTATTATGGGAGTAAAAGAAAATGAAATCATACACACTAAAAAGCATTGGTAAAAACACAGATTACATGACAATCATCAGAGAAATGGAAGACGGATTCGTCGTTAAAATCGTTCGTGATATGGACGGCTATGAAGATATTAAAACAGATTATATTTCAAAAGAACTTTTCGACAGCTGTATTCGCACCGGCTATCTGACAGAAATCACAGAAACAGTAAAAATGGCAGTAAATGCCTAAAGCATAAAGATTGTACCTGTCGAAGCTTCAAACGCAAAAAGTCTCAACAGGTGCAGTCATGCCGCATTCAGCACTTTATTTTTTAACAAACAGGCGGTCTGCAAAAGCTGTTTCAATAAGTTTTTCAGCTTCTTTTATTCTACATTCTTTAGAATACGGCGCAAGCCAGTTTATTTTTACACCTTTTTTTTCCATCATTCTAAACCACGTTTCCTGACGCTTTGCAAACTGCCTTATAGCTATAAAAAGCTGATTAAACAAATCATCAATTGATTCGATTTTTCCCTGCAAAAACAAAGCGCAATATCTGTATTCAAGACCTAATTTTTCCAAGCGTACCCATTCAATTCCACTGTCGTGAATTTGCTGAACCTCTTCTATCATTCCGTTATCGATGCGCTGACGCAGTCTGCTAGAAATATTTTCCCACAACTGAGATCTAGGTAAAGTCGTTCCAATTATCAGAGGATTTATCTGCGGGCGTTCTATGCTTGTTGAAACTTCACCATTTCGTTTTGCTTCAATAATTTCGAGCGCTTTTACAACTCTTTTTTTTTCTTTTAAGTCTGACATAACGTGGAGATTCGGCTGTTCTTTTAAAAGACGAGCGGCTAATTCTTCAAGAGGCGTTGCCATAAGTTTTTCATGAAGTTCTTTATTTTCAGGCAAAATCACAAGCTGATAGTCGCGGATGACAGCATCGAGATACATCCCGGTTCCGCCGGTGATGACAGGAAGTTTACCGCGAGATGTGATGTCTTTAAAAGCTCTGTAAAAATCCTGCTGATAATTGTAGACGGTGTATTCATCAGGCAAATCTATGATATCGATAAGATGATAAGGAATTGCTCTTCCACCTACAACATAATCTTCAAGGTCTTTTCCCGAGCCTATGTCAAGATGACGGTAAGTTTGCCTCGAATCAGCCGAGATTATCTCGCCATTGAACTTATCAGCGATAGCAACTCCAATAGAAGTCTTTCCGACTGCCGTTGGACCTAGTACAACAACACAGTTATATGACACGGCATACCACGCATTTTAAATATTCAGATTTTGGATAACCAAGCAGAACAGGATGGTCTGGACCGGCACCGCGCTTTTCGAGAATCTGGATGCGTTTGTGACTGTCCATCGCTGCATGCATAATCATATCGCAAAACATGTGGCTTTCCATAAAATAAGAGCATGAACATGTGACAAGAATTCCGTTTTCATTTAGCAAACGCATTGCGCGGAGATTTATCTCCTTGTAGCCTCCGTACGCTTTTTCAATCATCTTCGCAGATTTTGTAAATGCCGGTGGGTCAAGGATTATGACATCAAACTTTTCTCCGTCGGCTTCATATTTTTTAAGCAAATCAAAAACATCAGCACAGACAGCGGTCATAACTTTTTCCGCACGATTGATTTTGATATTTTTGTTTACCATTTCGACAGCTTCCTGAGAAATATCGACAGAGATTACTTTTTTAGCACCGGCTTTCACTGCGTTCAGACCAAATGCACCGGTGTGAGTAAAGGTATCGAGGACAATTTTATCTTTGCAGAACAAAGCGGCTGCCTCCCGATTGAATTTTTGGTCAAGAAAATAACCTGTTTTTTGACCGTTGGCAATATCTACGCATAGCTTGATTCCATTTTCAATTATCGTGAGCTTTGTATCTAAGTCAGAATTTTCGGCTGAC includes:
- a CDS encoding class I SAM-dependent rRNA methyltransferase, which produces MSTNNFPRVFLKQKEEKEIQQGYPWVFDNEISHIKHRDDEHSEWKNENLPECTVSDGSAVEVYTKAGGFLGTGIINRKSKITVRLIGSEHADKILEDSGRYWEKRVKNAYSLRCNYYRDYDSYRLIFAEADFIPGFICERFCNEENRVYLVVQFLSLSCEVFRSELISALVKVCNPCGIYERSDASVRDKEGLAQTSGWIDDGGNASAENSDLDTKLTIIENGIKLCVDIANGQKTGYFLDQKFNREAAALFCKDKIVLDTFTHTGAFGLNAVKAGAKKVISVDISQEAVEMVNKNIKINRAEKVMTAVCADVFDLLKKYEADGEKFDVIILDPPAFTKSAKMIEKAYGGYKEINLRAMRLLNENGILVTCSCSYFMESHMFCDMIMHAAMDSHKRIQILEKRGAGPDHPVLLGYPKSEYLKCVVCRVI